GACAGGGCACCGACGCATCGGCTTTCTTGGCTGGCCGGATCCATCGGGAACTGGCTCAGACAGACGGTCGGGTTGGGAAGATGCAATGCTTACGGCAAAGCTCGCCAGCAAAGATGAGCTGAAGTCGCTGCAAATCGAGTCTGAAGACAATATTCGAGCCGGCCAATTAGCATGCCAGAAACTGCTTAGAAAACATCCGGATTTGGATGCAATAGTCTGTGTCAGTGACACTCTCGCAACCGGCGCGCATACCTTTCTGCGTCAGGATTGTCACATCGATATAACGGGCTTTGACAATAATTCCTCTGCACAATCGCTCGGATTTATATCGCTCGAACAACCAAGCTCCGAGATTGCACACGAACTTGTCCGCATTGCCATCGAGAAAATCAGCGAAATCGAGCATGGTACAGTACACGCTGACCTGCAGTCTCAGCATGTGCTGTTAACGCCACGGATTGTACATGGGTGATTGAGCAGTGCGCCCAGTGCAAGCGTGATGCCACATCGTGACGCATCGAATGGCTGAGCCTGCAATCATATGAGACGATAGACAAAAGCTTCCCATGGAGATAGGGAACCCGTCAACAGTGAAGCGGCGGTATTCTCAGCTGGATAGGTGCTCAGCAGCACACGATTCGAATCAATTCCACCCAGAGAAGATATTTCTGCGGAAGACCTATCCACTCCCAATCTTCTCGCTGTCATATCAGGCACGCGGGTCGAATGCGATGAAAGATTCACTACAACGAGCAATTCTCCATTATCATGAGATTCCCCATATCGATCGGAGCCTTCATCACCCGGGAGCGAGCGCGTGAACGCGTAGACATGGGGGTCATCTGCATCGAGGAGATGCCATTCCCCGGCCGCAACAAGAACGTTGGTATGCCGCAGTTCGATGAGTCGCCTATAGAAGGCAAGAACGGAGTCATCGTCCTTGTTCTCGCGCTGGGCGTTGATCACATCATGGTTCGGATTGACCGATATCCAAGGCTCGGTAGGGGCATACGAGGCTGTAAAACCAGCATATGTGGTCGAATCCCACTGCATGGGTGTGCGCGCATTGTCTCGGCTCATCACCCCCATCGCATGCAGCATGGATTCGGACGACTGCACCTTAGCTTCTACTACCCGCTGACGATACAGGTCAAGGGACTCAATGTCGCGATACTGGTCGAGTCTGGTGAAACCGGCATTCGTCATGCCCAGTTCCTCACCCTGATAAATGTAAGGTGTTCCGCGATGCATGTGAAGCAGCAGACCAAGCGCCTTTGCAGAACGAGAGCGCATCTCCTCGGATGACGTGTCTCCCCAGCGCGAAACCACGCGAGGCTGGTCATGATTATCGAAATACAAGCTTGCCCAGCCAGCCTTGCGAACCGCTTCCTGCTGATTCGACATGACGGTTCGCAATTTGCCTACCTCAAACGGCAGCACATCCCACTTTGAAGAACCCTGATCGATGCCTACCTGTTCAAAGAGAAACAGCATATCCAATTCCTTGTTTTCAGGATTGGTTATGTCACCAATTCTCGCAGCCTTCAGCCCTGGTGCCTCGCCAACGGTGAGGTATCCTTCCCGCTTGCTGAATACTTCGCGACGCATCTCTGTAAGAAATTCTTCAAGCCGTGGACCATCGCAGCAGAATCCGGACGGATCCGAGAAACCTTCTGGTCCTACCGGATTGTCTTCCAGCTGACTTCCAGCCTCGCCGGGCAAACGGCCGTGCGCATCCATGAATTTCGAAATCAACACGATGACATCCATGCGGAAACCGTCGATGCCACGATCCATCCACCAGTTCATCATTGCATATACTGCATTGCGAACCGCTGGATTCTCCCAGTTCAGATCAGGCTGCTTGCGAGAGAATTGATGAAAGTAATATTGACCGCGTTTGTCGTCATATTCCCAGGCAGAACCACCAAAGTATGAGCCCCAGGCATTGGGCTCCGCACCTTGTTCGCCAGGCGTGGTACCGGGGCGCGCGTCACGCCACCAGTACCAGTCAGCGTGCTCGTCGTTGCGGTCACGGGAAGCTTGGAACCAAGCGTGCTCGTCAGAGGTATGGTTGACCACCAAATCCATGACAATCTTGATGCCACGATGATGTGCCTGAGCAATCAGTTCATCCATGTCATCCAAGGTGCCGAACATGGGGTCGATGTCCTGATAGTCAGCAATATCATAGCCGTTGTCGTCCTGTGGAGACCGGTACACCGGGCTGAGCCAAATCACGTCAACGCCAAGGTCTTGCAGATAGTCAAGACGGGAGGTGATGCCGGGGATGTCACCTAAACCATCGCCGTTGGAATCCTGGAAGCTTCGTGGATATATCTGATACACCACGGCGTTCGTCCACCAAGGGTTCGGGGTTTCGCCATTCGTACGAGTCGAATCCGATATAGAGACACGCTGTTGTGTAGTCATTACACGTACTTTCCTTACTTGATTTGATATGGGAACCGCTGTCGAGGGTTGTCGGGGATTGCCAAGGATTGTCAAGGATTGTCAAGGATTATCAAGGCTGATGCTTGAGTTTTGGTTCGCGCTTCGGAGGATTTTGCATGAAGCACAATAACCAGATGCGGGGGTCGGACGTGACCGACGTGCATTGAATCCCGCTGATTATTGTGCTTCGTACAATCGTCACAGCCTTGAGGCGACTGCCTCCAGGCCACTCACTGAGACTACTTCACTGCGCCTCTCATAACACCGGATATGACCCAGCGTTGTGCGAAGACGTAGACGATGAGAATCGGAGCCATGGCCATCAGATAGCTGGCGAAGGCCATGGGATAGTTGGTCGCAAACTGCGAACTGAAGACATACTGCGCCAGAGGAATCGTCTGATTCGACTGATCGGTCAGCACGATCAACGGCAGAAGGAAGTCATTCCAAGCCCATAGTGCAGTCAGAATGGCGATGGTCGCGTTGATGGGTCCCATCAACGGGAAGATGATCTTCCAGAAGATGCGCCAGGTGCTTGCACCATCGATTCTTGCAGCTTCCTCAAGCGACACAGGAATCGAACGAATGAATCCCGTGGCGATAAAGAGATTCGTTCCTAAGCCGAGAACAGTGTAGAGCATGATTAGACCGAGCTGATTGTCGAGATGCCAGCTACCGAACTGCTTCGCGATGGGGAGCATGACAACGGGGAAGGGCACGAACATGGCTGCGATGAAGAAGTAGTAGAGGAAGCGGAAGAAGCGCTTGTCCATGTTTCTTGCGATGGCATACGCCACAAAGGTGTTCGTGAACAGGGTCAGCACCACGGCCGCAACCGTGATGATGGCCGAATTCAATGCCGCCTTCGGGTAGTTCACCTTGGCCGACGCATCGGCAAAGTTATGCCATTCCCAGCTTGTGGGCAAACCGAAGCCACCGGCCTCTGCAGGCGTCTTCAACGCGGTGACGACGGTGAAATACAGCGGAATCAGAATGGTGAGCGACAGCACAGCGATGACTGCGGTGAGCCACCAGTTCACTTGACGGTGGCTATGCCACTTGGAATCAGTCTTTGTGCTTTGCTTGCCTTGCGAGCCTGAATTCGAAATCGTTACAGAAGTCATGTCAGATCTTCTCCTTGTTACCGAAGAACTTCAGCTGAATGAACGCGATGATTGCGAGGACGATGAAGAACAGTACCGCGTTAGCGGTCTCGTATGCATATTCTCCACCGGTCAGGCCGTTCGTATAAATAAGGTAGGTAACCGTTTCCGTAGAGGAATCAGGGCCACCTTGAGTCAATGCCATAACCTGATCGAAGGTTCCGAATGCGTTCTTCATGCTCAGCACAAGGTTGATGGTGAAGAACGGTCCGATAAGCGGGAAGGTGATTTGCCAGAAACGCTGCCACGGATTGACACCGTCAATGGATGCTGCCTCGTAGATCTCACCATCAATCGTCTGCAGACCTGCAAGATAAATCAGTGTTGAGTAGGCAACGCTCTGCCACACGGCAAGGAACACGATAGGAACCCATGCATAGTGTTCACTGGTGAGCAAGGACTGCGAAAGCCAGTTGATGTGCAGCGCCTGCCCAATCTCTGGAAGCGGCGTCATGAAGATGTACTTGAAGACATAGCCAATAACCAGCACTGCCAGAGTGTAGGGGATGAAGAAGATCGCTCTGAAACCATTCTTGAAGAGAATCTTGCCGTTCAATGCAACCGCCAAGAACATGGCAATCAGGTTCACGAGAATCGTGATTGCAACGGCAATCAGGAAGGTGAACAGATACGCATGTCCGACACGATTATCGATGAACAGCGCGAAGTAGTTCTTCAGACCGATGAACTTCGACTGACCGTATCCTTGCGAATTGGTGAATGAATAGCCAACGCCCTGAATGAATGGAACATAGAGGAACACTGCAAAAACCACTGCAGCAGGAACAGCCATCCAATAGTAGACGTGATCCACCTTGCGCGTTGAAAAAGCACTCTTGCGCTTCTTGCGAGGCTTACCCGCCTGGGGAGCCGAACTCGATACCGGAACATTCGTCATTGCCGGTGATTGTGCATTTGCCATGATTCTTCCTCCCCTTACTCGAACGTTCTCGCCTGAACTTTATCCCAGTCGGTCTGCATTTGATTCGTAAACCGTGGGACATCACCGGTGGTGGCCAGCGTCTGAAGATATCCACCGATGTTGATTGATGCAGGAATGTAGTGATCGCTGAAATCCGCAAGCTTATTGGACTTGAAGAATGGAAGCACGCCCTTCAGCGCATCATCGCCAATTCCAGTTTGCTTCAACGGAGTGAAGGCGGACTGAGCCTTGGCATATTCGTCAAGCTGTGGCTTGCTCATGAGGAAGTTGATGAACTTCATGGCCTCTTGTGGATGCTTGGTATTGGCACCCATCGTCAGCATGACATCATCGCCAGCCGTGAGAATCTGCTCGCTTTCGTTATCTGTTGCAGGCAGCTGTGCAAAACCAAGATCAGCCTTGGCATTGACCAGACGAACCTGTGGAATCGCATATGTTCCCAGAGGAAGAATGGCAACCTTGCCTGCAGCAAGATTCTGCGTCGCCTGCTGGTAGGTCACGCCCTTGTCGCTCGTCGCGTACTTGTAGAGCTCAACCTCTTTTGTAGCGGTTGCCGTCCAGATCTTGGCAAAGGTCGTCTCGCCCTTCTTCAGCTTGATGTATTCACTGGCTGGAACCAAGGTCCCAGCAAAGGAAGCGAAGGGGGCCTGGGTTGTCCAGGAATCAGCGAGCGAAGCCTGAATGGGGGTGATGCCGGCCTGTTCAAACTTCTGAAGCAGCGCAACCATCTCAGACCAGGTCTTCGGCGGGTTGTTGGGGTCCACGCCTGCCTGACGCCACACTGTTTTGTTATAGATGTATCCACTGGCATTGCCCGCGAATGGAA
This Bifidobacterium sp. WK041_4_12 DNA region includes the following protein-coding sequences:
- a CDS encoding ABC transporter substrate-binding protein, producing the protein MMGIRTSSMKMLRRIATAVVAAVLGISMSGCGSASANVVTLDFFQFKAEAADQFKKMVQDFEAQNPDIRININNSASAQTDLRTRLVKNRVPDVITFNGDINFGQFATSGVFHDFTNDPIVKKLNPGMVKIAKDLVQTTDPAKKRLYGLPFAGNASGYIYNKTVWRQAGVDPNNPPKTWSEMVALLQKFEQAGITPIQASLADSWTTQAPFASFAGTLVPASEYIKLKKGETTFAKIWTATATKEVELYKYATSDKGVTYQQATQNLAAGKVAILPLGTYAIPQVRLVNAKADLGFAQLPATDNESEQILTAGDDVMLTMGANTKHPQEAMKFINFLMSKPQLDEYAKAQSAFTPLKQTGIGDDALKGVLPFFKSNKLADFSDHYIPASINIGGYLQTLATTGDVPRFTNQMQTDWDKVQARTFE
- a CDS encoding carbohydrate ABC transporter permease, producing the protein MTSVTISNSGSQGKQSTKTDSKWHSHRQVNWWLTAVIAVLSLTILIPLYFTVVTALKTPAEAGGFGLPTSWEWHNFADASAKVNYPKAALNSAIITVAAVVLTLFTNTFVAYAIARNMDKRFFRFLYYFFIAAMFVPFPVVMLPIAKQFGSWHLDNQLGLIMLYTVLGLGTNLFIATGFIRSIPVSLEEAARIDGASTWRIFWKIIFPLMGPINATIAILTALWAWNDFLLPLIVLTDQSNQTIPLAQYVFSSQFATNYPMAFASYLMAMAPILIVYVFAQRWVISGVMRGAVK
- a CDS encoding carbohydrate ABC transporter permease — its product is MTNVPVSSSAPQAGKPRKKRKSAFSTRKVDHVYYWMAVPAAVVFAVFLYVPFIQGVGYSFTNSQGYGQSKFIGLKNYFALFIDNRVGHAYLFTFLIAVAITILVNLIAMFLAVALNGKILFKNGFRAIFFIPYTLAVLVIGYVFKYIFMTPLPEIGQALHINWLSQSLLTSEHYAWVPIVFLAVWQSVAYSTLIYLAGLQTIDGEIYEAASIDGVNPWQRFWQITFPLIGPFFTINLVLSMKNAFGTFDQVMALTQGGPDSSTETVTYLIYTNGLTGGEYAYETANAVLFFIVLAIIAFIQLKFFGNKEKI
- a CDS encoding alpha-glucosidase; translation: MTTQQRVSISDSTRTNGETPNPWWTNAVVYQIYPRSFQDSNGDGLGDIPGITSRLDYLQDLGVDVIWLSPVYRSPQDDNGYDIADYQDIDPMFGTLDDMDELIAQAHHRGIKIVMDLVVNHTSDEHAWFQASRDRNDEHADWYWWRDARPGTTPGEQGAEPNAWGSYFGGSAWEYDDKRGQYYFHQFSRKQPDLNWENPAVRNAVYAMMNWWMDRGIDGFRMDVIVLISKFMDAHGRLPGEAGSQLEDNPVGPEGFSDPSGFCCDGPRLEEFLTEMRREVFSKREGYLTVGEAPGLKAARIGDITNPENKELDMLFLFEQVGIDQGSSKWDVLPFEVGKLRTVMSNQQEAVRKAGWASLYFDNHDQPRVVSRWGDTSSEEMRSRSAKALGLLLHMHRGTPYIYQGEELGMTNAGFTRLDQYRDIESLDLYRQRVVEAKVQSSESMLHAMGVMSRDNARTPMQWDSTTYAGFTASYAPTEPWISVNPNHDVINAQRENKDDDSVLAFYRRLIELRHTNVLVAAGEWHLLDADDPHVYAFTRSLPGDEGSDRYGESHDNGELLVVVNLSSHSTRVPDMTARRLGVDRSSAEISSLGGIDSNRVLLSTYPAENTAASLLTGSLSPWEAFVYRLI